Proteins from a genomic interval of Harpia harpyja isolate bHarHar1 chromosome 9, bHarHar1 primary haplotype, whole genome shotgun sequence:
- the SDR42E1 gene encoding short-chain dehydrogenase/reductase family 42E member 1 isoform X1 — protein sequence MCSNTKTQIAFNVRFYNVFYRSISLNSARGKRMEPENTAKETVLITGGGGYFGFRLGCAIYQKGVDVILFDVMKPLQTMPEGIKFVQGDVCCLSEVEEALRDVICVFHIASYGMSGREQLNRKLIEDVNVKGTENVIQACKSTGVSSLVYTSTYNVIFGGQIIENGDESLPYLPLHLHPDHYSRTKSLAEMKVLEANGAELGNGEGVLRTCALRPAGIYGPGEQRHLPRIVSYIERGLFKFVYGDPLSLVEFVHVDNLVQAHILASQALKANKKHIAAGQAYFISDGKPVNNFEFFRPLVEGLGYKFPTCRLPLSLVYFFAFLTELVHFLVGHVYNFQPLLTRTEVYKTGVTHYFSMAKARKELGYEPQQYSLNEVVEWFRSQGHGLKPRKYTIMHRVRDGGLLLLLIAVMVSWFPSAVTFSL from the exons ATGTGTAGTAATACTAAAACTCAGATTGCTTTTAATGTGCGTTTTTACAATGTGTTTTATAGGTCAATTTCCTTAAATAGTGCCAGAGGAAAGAGGATGGAACCAGAAAATACTGCCAAGGAAACAGTCCTCATTACTGGAGGAGGTGGTTACTTTGGCTTCCG TTTAGGTTGTGCCATATACCAAAAGGGAGTTGATGTGATTCTCTTTGATGTCATGAAGCCACTTCAAACCATGCCAGAGGGAATAAAATTCGTGCAAGGGGATGTCTGTTGCCTGTCTGAAGTGGAAGAGGCTCTTAGAGATGTAATCTGCGTTTTCCATATCGCTTCCTATGGAATGTCTGGGCGGGAGCAGCTGAACCGAAAGCTTATAGAAGATGTTAAtgtgaaaggaacagaaaatgtcATCCAAGCCTGCAAGAGCACAGGAGTGTCAAGTCTGGTTTATACAAGTACATATAATGTAATATTTGGAGGCCAGATAATAGAAAATGGGGATGAATCTCTGCCTTATCTACCTCTTCACCTTCATCCAGATCACTACTCCCGGACCAAGTCTTTGGCTGAAATGAAGGTGTTGGAGGCAAATGGTGCCGAGCTTGGAAATGGGGAAGGTGTATTAAGGACCTGTGCTCTCCGACCAGCAGGCATCTATGGGCCTGGAGAACAAAGACATCTTCCAAGAATAGTTAGTTACATTGAAAGGGGACTGTTTAAATTTGTATATGGAGATCCTCTTAGTTTAGTAGAATTTGTACACGTAGACAATCTAGTTCAGGCTCATATCCTTGCCTCTCAGGCCCTCAAAGCCAACAAAAAGCACATAGCTGCAGGCCAAGCCTACTTTATTTCAGATGGCAAGCCTGTAAATAACTTTGAATTTTTCCGACCGTTAGTGGAAGGTTTGGGTTACAAGTTCCCAACCTGTCGTCTTCCTCTCTCCCTTGTCTATTTTTTCGCATTCCTTACTGAACTAGTTCATTTTCTTGTAGGTCACGTTTATAattttcagcctctcctcactcGCACAGAGGTTTACAAAACTGGTGTCACGCATTATTTCAGTATGGCGAAGGCCAGAAAAGAGCTGGGGTATGAGCCTCAGCAATATAGCCTGAATGAAGTGGTTGAGTGGTTTAGATCTCAGGGACATGGACTAAAGCCAAGAAAGTATACCATTATGCATCGTGTTAGGGATGGAGGACTGCTTTTGCTGCTGATTGCTGTGATGGTCTCATGGTTTCCATCTGCAGTTACATTTTCACTCTGA
- the SDR42E1 gene encoding short-chain dehydrogenase/reductase family 42E member 1 isoform X2 produces MEPENTAKETVLITGGGGYFGFRLGCAIYQKGVDVILFDVMKPLQTMPEGIKFVQGDVCCLSEVEEALRDVICVFHIASYGMSGREQLNRKLIEDVNVKGTENVIQACKSTGVSSLVYTSTYNVIFGGQIIENGDESLPYLPLHLHPDHYSRTKSLAEMKVLEANGAELGNGEGVLRTCALRPAGIYGPGEQRHLPRIVSYIERGLFKFVYGDPLSLVEFVHVDNLVQAHILASQALKANKKHIAAGQAYFISDGKPVNNFEFFRPLVEGLGYKFPTCRLPLSLVYFFAFLTELVHFLVGHVYNFQPLLTRTEVYKTGVTHYFSMAKARKELGYEPQQYSLNEVVEWFRSQGHGLKPRKYTIMHRVRDGGLLLLLIAVMVSWFPSAVTFSL; encoded by the exons ATGGAACCAGAAAATACTGCCAAGGAAACAGTCCTCATTACTGGAGGAGGTGGTTACTTTGGCTTCCG TTTAGGTTGTGCCATATACCAAAAGGGAGTTGATGTGATTCTCTTTGATGTCATGAAGCCACTTCAAACCATGCCAGAGGGAATAAAATTCGTGCAAGGGGATGTCTGTTGCCTGTCTGAAGTGGAAGAGGCTCTTAGAGATGTAATCTGCGTTTTCCATATCGCTTCCTATGGAATGTCTGGGCGGGAGCAGCTGAACCGAAAGCTTATAGAAGATGTTAAtgtgaaaggaacagaaaatgtcATCCAAGCCTGCAAGAGCACAGGAGTGTCAAGTCTGGTTTATACAAGTACATATAATGTAATATTTGGAGGCCAGATAATAGAAAATGGGGATGAATCTCTGCCTTATCTACCTCTTCACCTTCATCCAGATCACTACTCCCGGACCAAGTCTTTGGCTGAAATGAAGGTGTTGGAGGCAAATGGTGCCGAGCTTGGAAATGGGGAAGGTGTATTAAGGACCTGTGCTCTCCGACCAGCAGGCATCTATGGGCCTGGAGAACAAAGACATCTTCCAAGAATAGTTAGTTACATTGAAAGGGGACTGTTTAAATTTGTATATGGAGATCCTCTTAGTTTAGTAGAATTTGTACACGTAGACAATCTAGTTCAGGCTCATATCCTTGCCTCTCAGGCCCTCAAAGCCAACAAAAAGCACATAGCTGCAGGCCAAGCCTACTTTATTTCAGATGGCAAGCCTGTAAATAACTTTGAATTTTTCCGACCGTTAGTGGAAGGTTTGGGTTACAAGTTCCCAACCTGTCGTCTTCCTCTCTCCCTTGTCTATTTTTTCGCATTCCTTACTGAACTAGTTCATTTTCTTGTAGGTCACGTTTATAattttcagcctctcctcactcGCACAGAGGTTTACAAAACTGGTGTCACGCATTATTTCAGTATGGCGAAGGCCAGAAAAGAGCTGGGGTATGAGCCTCAGCAATATAGCCTGAATGAAGTGGTTGAGTGGTTTAGATCTCAGGGACATGGACTAAAGCCAAGAAAGTATACCATTATGCATCGTGTTAGGGATGGAGGACTGCTTTTGCTGCTGATTGCTGTGATGGTCTCATGGTTTCCATCTGCAGTTACATTTTCACTCTGA
- the PLCG2 gene encoding 1-phosphatidylinositol 4,5-bisphosphate phosphodiesterase gamma-2 isoform X2 gives MKFLKDKFAEIGAHKEELSFEQFHLFYKKIMFEQQKSILDEFKKDSSVFILGNTDRPDASAVHLHDFQRFLLHEQQESWAQDLSKVRERMTKFIDDTMRETAEPFLFVDEFLTYLFAKENSIWDEKYDSIDAQDMNNPLSHYWISSSHNTYLTGDQLRSESSTEAYIRCLRMGCRCIELDCWDGPDGKPIIYHGWTRTTKIKFDDVVQAIKDHAFVASEYPVILSIEEHCSVEQQRHMAKVFKEVFGDQLLMKPIEASADQLPSPTQLKEKIIIKHKKLGPKGDIDVNLEDKKEEKKQQGELYMWDTIEQKWTRHYCAIADEKLSFSDDIEQNADEDSSKEVKRTELHLKEKWFHGKMKEGRTTAEKLLQEYCAEMGGKDGTFLVRESEAFPNDCTLSFWRSGRVQHCRIRSSSDGDTVKYYLTDNLTFDSIYDLIQHYKEAHLRCAEFELRLTDAVPNPSPHETKDWYYSNLSRGEAEDMLMRIPRDGAFLIRKRDEPDSFAMTFRAEGKVKHFRIQQEGRHFVLGTSAYFESLVELVTYYEKHPLYRKMKLRYPVTEELLERYSTEKDINSLYDVKMYVEPSEITPTVPQRTVKALYDYRAKRSDELSFSRGALIHNVTKETGGWWKGDYGEKVQHYFPSNYVEDLSSDNSAELENQIIEDNPLGSLCRGILVLNTYNVVKMPQGKHKKPFVFILEPKNPEDPCVEFATDKVEELFEWYQSIREITWKTTEEENRRKYWEKNQLIAIELSDLVIYCKPTSKTKDNLENPDFKEIRSFVETKAESIVKQKPVELLKYNLKGLTRVYPKGQRVDSSNYDPFRLWLCGSQMVALNFQTPDKYMQLNHALFSLNGRTGYVLQPESMRNEEYDPMPNDSKRKLQMIMTVRVLGARHLPKPGRSIACPFVEVEICGAEYDNNKFKTTVVNDNGLNPVWAPCPEQVKFEIYDPNLAFLRFVVYEEDMFSDPNFLAHATFPIKGIKSGFRSVPLKNGYSEDIELASLLVHCEMQQVLESEEELYSSCRQLRKRQEELNNQLFLYDTHMNLRNPNRDAILKEFNVNEHKLQIYQDTCNRRLKEKKVSNSKFYS, from the exons aaatactgacCGTCCAGACGCTTCAGCAGTTCATCTCCATGACTTTCAGAGATTCCTGCTACATGAGCAGCAG GAATCTTGGGCACAAGATCTCAGTAAAGTCCGAGAACGAATGACGAAGTTTATTGATGACACTATGAGAGAAACTGCTGAACCGTTCCTCTTTGTTGATGAG TTCCTCACTTAcctttttgcaaaagaaaacagtatttgggaTGAGAAATATGATTCAATAGATGCGCAGGACATGAATAATCCTTTGTCCCACTACTGGATTTCTTCCTCTCATAACAC ATATCTGACAGGAGACCAGCTTCGAAGTGAATCCTCCACAGAAGCTTACATTAGGTGCCTTAGAATGGGATGCCGATGTATTGAGT TGGATTGCTGGGATGGTCCTGATGGGAAACCCATCATTTACCACGGATGGACACGGACAACAAAGATCAAATTTGATGATGTAGTACAGGCAATCAAAGATCATGCCTTTGTTGCATCTGA ATACCCAGTCATTCTGTCAATTGAAGAGCATTGCAGTGTGGAGCAGCAGCGACACATGGCCAAAGTGTTCAAGGAGGTGTTTGGGGATCAGCTTTTAATGAAGCCTATTGAAGCCAGTGCAGATCAGCTACCTTCACCAAcccagctgaaagaaaaaatcaTCATCAAG cacaAAAAACTGGGGCCAAAGGGAGACATTGATGTGAACTTGgaagacaagaaagaagaaaaaaagcaacaaggaGAACTTTACATGTGGGACACAATAGAACAG AAATGGACTCGGCACTACTGTGCTATTGCTGATGAAAAGCTTTCATTCAGCGATGATATAGAACAGAATGCTGATGAAGATTCATCAAAG GAGGTGAAACGTACTGAACTGCACTTAAAAGAGAAATGGTTCCATGGGAAAATGAAAGAGGGGAGAACAACTGCTGAGAAACTGCTCCAGGAATATTGTGCTGAAATGGGTGGCAAGGATGGGACATTCCTAGTTAGGGAAAGTGAGGCTTTCCCTAATGATTGCACCTTGTCATTCTG GAGGTCAGGTAGAGTCCAGCATTGCCGGATCCGTTCTTCAAGTGATGGGGACACTGTGAAATACTACCTGACAGACAACCTCACTTTTGATAGCATCTATGATCTCATTCAACACTACAAGGAGGCCCACTTGCGATGTGCTGAATTTGAGCTGCGTCTGACTGATGCTGTGCCTAATCCCAGCCCTCATGAGACTAAAGA TTGGTACTATAGCAACTTGAGTCGGGGAGAGGCAGAAGACATGCTGATGCGAATTCCTCGAGATGGAGCCTTTCTGATTAGAAAGAGAGATGAGCCTGATTCGTTTGCCATGACTTTCAG AGCGGAGGGGAAAGTGAAGCACTTCCGAATTCAGCAAGAAGGTCGCCATTTTGTGCTTGGAACCTCAGCCTATTTTGAGAGTTTAGTGGAGCTGGTAACATACTATGAGAAGCATCCGCTGTACAGGAAAATGAAATTGCGTTACCCGGTGactgaggagctgctggagcgCTACAGCACG GAAAAAGATATTAACTCCCTCTATGATGTCAAGATGTATGTGGAACCCAGTGAAATCACCCCTACAGTG CCTCAGAGAACAGTGAAAGCCTTGTATGACTACAGAGCCAAAAGAAGTGATGAATTGAGCTTTTCTCGAGGAGCTTTAATTCATAATGTCACAAAGGAAACTGGAGGCTG gtgGAAGGGGGATTATGGAGAAAAAGTCCAACACTATTTTCCATCTAATTATGTTGAAGACCTGTCATCTGATAACTCTGCTGAGCTTGAAAACCAG ATTATTGAGGACAATCCATTAGGCTCTCTATGTCGCGGTATACTGGTACTCAATACGTACAATGTTG TGAAAATGCCACAAGGGAAACACAAAAAGCCTTTTGTCTTCATTCTGGAACCTAAGAATCCAGAAGATCCATGTGTTGAGTTTGCAACTGATAAAGTAGAAGAACTCTTTGAATGGTACCAAAGTATCCGTGAAATCACCTGGAAAACTACAGAAGAG gagaacaggagaaaatactGGGAAAAGAATCAGTTGATTGCTATTGAATTATCTGATCTGGTAATCTACTGCAAGCCAACAAGCAAAACCAAGGACAATTTag AAAATCCTGATTTCAAAGAAATCCGTTCTTTTGTGGAAACCAAGGCAGAGAGCATTGTTAAGCAAAAGCCAGTTGAGTTGTTGAAATACAACTTGAAGGGACTGACACGTGTTTATCCTAAAGGACAGAGGGTCGACTCATCCAACTACGACCCATTTCGCCTCTGGCTTTGTGGCTCCCAGATGGTGGCTCTTAACTTCCAAACTCCAG ATAAATACATGCAATTGAACCATGCCTTGTTTTCACTTAATGGACGCACGGGCTATGTTCTGCAGCCAGAAAGCATGCGAAATGAAGAATATGACCCAATGCCAAATGACTCGAAGAGGAAATTGCAGATGATTATGACAGTGAGG GTTTTAGGTGCTCGTCATCTCCCTAAACCTGGTAGAAGCATCGCTTGTCCCTTTGTAGAGGTAGAAATTTGTGGGGCTGAATATGATAACAACAAATTCAAGACAACAGTTGTGA atGACAATGGCCTTAATCCAGTTTGGGCACCCTGTCCGGAGCAAGTGAAATTTGAAATTTATGATCCAAATCTAGCTTTTCTGCGCTTTGTTGTTTATGAGGAGGATATGTTCAGTGATCCCAATTTCTTAGCACACGCCACTTTTCCCATCAAAGGAATCAAATCAG gttTTAGATCAGTTCCTCTCAAGAATGGCTATAGTGAAGATATAGAGCTGGCCTCACTTCTGGTTCACTGTGAAATGCAACAAGTTCTG GAAAGTGAAGAAGAGCTTTATTCCTCATGTCGGCAACTTCGGAAGCGCCAGGAGGAGCTTAATAACCAGCTGTTTCTTTATGACACGCATATGAATTTAAGGAATCCTAACAGAGATGCTATATTAAAAGAATTCAATGTGAATGAGCACAAACTACAGATATATCAAGACACATGCAACCGCAG attaaaggagaagaaagtcaGTAACAGCAAATTCTACTCTTAA